In one window of Thiobacillus sp. DNA:
- the moaE gene encoding molybdopterin synthase catalytic subunit MoaE: MEKIRVQSDPFDLAAEIAALHQANPRVGAVAAFLGLVRDINEGQGVSAMTLEHYPGMTEKALADIVAEAKARWEVLDCCVIHRVGPLSPTEPIVLVAVASGHRGDAFAACEFIMDYLKTRAPFWKKETTPAGEKWVDARESDDTAAARWRASS, from the coding sequence GTGGAGAAGATACGCGTTCAGTCTGACCCGTTTGACCTGGCCGCCGAGATCGCGGCCCTGCATCAGGCCAACCCCAGGGTTGGGGCCGTGGCTGCCTTCCTGGGTCTGGTAAGGGATATCAACGAGGGCCAGGGCGTTTCCGCCATGACCCTGGAGCACTATCCGGGCATGACCGAGAAGGCCCTGGCGGACATCGTCGCCGAGGCCAAGGCTCGTTGGGAGGTGCTGGATTGCTGCGTGATCCATCGCGTCGGGCCCCTGTCCCCCACGGAGCCCATCGTGCTGGTGGCGGTGGCCTCGGGCCACCGGGGTGATGCCTTTGCCGCCTGCGAGTTCATCATGGACTACCTGAAGACCCGGGCTCCCTTCTGGAAAAAGGAAACCACGCCGGCAGGGGAGAAGTGGGTGGATGCCCGGGAATCGGACGACACCGCGGCTGCCCGCTGGCGGGCGTCATCCTGA
- a CDS encoding EAL domain-containing protein, with translation MSLASTFSFVDTPPDTSLLYVGVYDPWLVALSILIAMFASNVGLGVADRLSATASPLEKWIWTGVGALTLGIGVWAMHFIGMLAFTLPCTVRYDKLITLLSMVPSILASGMALRMISRRRLSWGKLLLGGILLGAGIGVMHYTGMAAYQMDGLVRYDPLLFVVSIIVAVVLAIVALWVRRGLGRSIALRPRMINSLSALVMGMAVSGMHYTAMAAAYFISDGRPGVPDSGLTSTFLALAVSLVTSLLIAAVLGATLLYRQRDLLLRAVASEQRVRRILETTQEGFIVTSPDGVLVEVNPAFSRMMLARTGDLTGRPLLDFAQGRQQDLLVEEMRGRLRGEQGSYEIELTRADGSPLPCRISATPIRNDQGEVSGAFALVSDLTSRRQHEAYMRQVLAMFENTAEGVLLTDAQGAIISVNPAFTRITGYAESEILGANPRMLQSGRHDPAFYGQMWKEVRATGHWQGELWNRRKNGEVFPEWLTISAVLDDEGQVQNFVGVFSDISHIKRSEAELERLAHYDPLTDLPNRALLNAHLGHALDRAKRHKERLAVMVLDLDGFKTVNDSLGHPAGDLLLRKIAARLREALRQEDTVARLGGDEFAVVLESLGQDVNPGQVAEKVIAAVAVPVDLQGHSALVTVSVGIALFPDDGGDATTLLKAADTAMYASKQAGRNTLRFHHAEMSQAAHLRLTLEHGLRRALDQGELEVWYQPQFELAGGGLVGAEALVRWRDPLEGLIPPQRFIPLAEETGLVLPLGEWVLRRACQDVRAWLDKGLDCGKLSVNVAGPQIERGNFFATVQAVLAETGLSPERLALEITESFLLRNADQAMAVVARLSELGIQVAIDDFGTGYSSLSYLKYLKATALKIDRQFVRDLPDDKDDAAITRAVIALGHSLGFRVVAEGVETQAQMAFLQAEACDEAQGYLYSRPLPAPEFTKFLMASAGI, from the coding sequence TTGAGCCTCGCCTCCACATTCAGCTTTGTCGACACGCCACCGGACACGAGCCTGCTCTATGTTGGCGTCTACGACCCGTGGCTGGTGGCCCTTTCGATCCTGATCGCGATGTTCGCCTCCAATGTGGGCCTCGGCGTGGCGGACCGGCTCAGCGCCACCGCTTCCCCCCTGGAAAAGTGGATCTGGACCGGGGTGGGCGCCCTGACCCTGGGCATCGGAGTGTGGGCCATGCATTTCATCGGCATGCTGGCCTTCACCCTCCCCTGCACTGTCCGCTATGACAAGCTCATCACCCTGCTCTCCATGGTGCCCAGCATCCTGGCCAGCGGCATGGCCCTGCGCATGATCAGCCGGCGTAGGCTCTCCTGGGGCAAGCTGCTCCTGGGTGGCATCCTGCTGGGGGCCGGCATCGGAGTGATGCACTACACCGGCATGGCTGCCTACCAGATGGACGGCCTGGTTCGCTATGACCCCTTGCTTTTCGTGGTTTCCATCATCGTTGCGGTGGTGCTTGCCATTGTGGCCCTTTGGGTGAGGCGGGGACTGGGGCGCTCCATCGCCCTGCGCCCGCGCATGATCAATTCCCTCAGCGCTCTGGTCATGGGCATGGCGGTTTCCGGCATGCATTACACCGCCATGGCCGCAGCCTATTTCATCAGCGACGGGCGCCCCGGCGTCCCGGATTCCGGCCTGACGTCCACATTCCTTGCCCTGGCAGTCAGCCTGGTGACCTCCCTGCTGATCGCCGCCGTGCTGGGGGCCACCTTGCTGTATCGCCAAAGGGACCTGCTCCTGAGGGCCGTGGCCAGCGAGCAGCGTGTGAGGCGTATTCTGGAGACCACTCAGGAAGGTTTCATCGTGACCTCGCCGGATGGCGTGCTGGTGGAGGTGAACCCGGCCTTCTCGCGCATGATGCTGGCCCGGACAGGCGACCTGACAGGTCGCCCCCTCCTGGATTTCGCCCAGGGCCGCCAGCAAGACTTGCTGGTGGAGGAAATGCGCGGGCGCCTGCGGGGCGAGCAAGGCAGCTATGAAATCGAGCTGACCAGGGCGGACGGCTCCCCCCTGCCCTGCAGGATCAGCGCCACGCCCATACGCAACGACCAGGGCGAGGTGAGCGGTGCCTTTGCCCTGGTCAGCGACCTCACCAGCCGCCGCCAGCACGAGGCCTACATGCGCCAGGTGCTGGCCATGTTCGAGAACACGGCGGAGGGTGTCCTGCTCACGGATGCACAGGGCGCAATCATCTCGGTGAACCCCGCATTCACCCGCATTACCGGCTATGCCGAGTCTGAGATCCTGGGGGCCAATCCCCGCATGCTGCAGTCGGGCCGCCATGACCCCGCCTTTTACGGCCAGATGTGGAAGGAAGTCCGGGCCACGGGCCACTGGCAGGGGGAACTCTGGAACCGCCGCAAGAACGGCGAGGTCTTCCCCGAATGGCTCACCATCAGCGCCGTGCTGGACGATGAAGGCCAGGTCCAGAACTTCGTGGGGGTATTCTCGGACATCAGCCATATCAAGCGCTCCGAGGCGGAACTGGAACGCCTGGCCCATTACGACCCCCTCACGGACCTGCCCAATCGGGCCCTGCTCAATGCCCACCTGGGCCATGCCCTGGACCGGGCCAAACGGCACAAGGAACGCCTGGCCGTCATGGTGCTGGACCTGGATGGCTTCAAGACCGTGAACGACAGCCTGGGCCATCCCGCCGGCGACCTGCTGCTGCGGAAGATCGCCGCTCGCCTGCGGGAAGCCCTGCGCCAGGAGGACACGGTGGCGCGCCTGGGCGGAGACGAATTCGCCGTGGTGCTGGAGTCCCTGGGCCAGGACGTGAACCCGGGCCAGGTCGCGGAGAAGGTCATCGCGGCAGTGGCCGTGCCCGTTGACCTCCAGGGCCACAGCGCCCTGGTGACGGTCAGCGTGGGCATCGCCCTGTTCCCGGACGACGGGGGCGATGCCACCACCCTGCTCAAGGCCGCGGACACGGCCATGTACGCCAGCAAGCAGGCGGGCCGCAATACCCTGCGCTTCCACCACGCCGAGATGAGCCAGGCGGCCCACCTGCGCCTGACCCTGGAACACGGGCTGCGTCGGGCCCTGGACCAGGGGGAACTGGAGGTGTGGTACCAGCCCCAGTTCGAACTGGCCGGCGGCGGCCTGGTGGGGGCCGAGGCCCTGGTGCGCTGGCGCGATCCCCTGGAGGGCCTCATTCCACCCCAGCGCTTCATCCCCCTGGCCGAGGAGACCGGACTGGTGCTGCCCCTGGGGGAGTGGGTCCTGCGCCGGGCCTGCCAGGATGTCCGCGCCTGGTTGGACAAGGGGCTGGATTGCGGCAAGCTCTCCGTCAACGTGGCCGGCCCCCAGATCGAGCGGGGGAACTTCTTTGCCACCGTGCAGGCGGTGCTGGCGGAAACGGGCCTGTCCCCCGAGCGCCTGGCCCTGGAGATCACGGAAAGCTTCCTCCTGCGCAATGCGGACCAGGCCATGGCGGTGGTGGCCAGGCTCAGTGAACTGGGCATCCAGGTGGCCATCGACGATTTCGGCACGGGATACTCGTCCCTTTCCTACCTGAAGTACCTGAAAGCGACCGCGCTGAAGATAGATCGCCAGTTCGTGCGGGATCTGCCGGATGACAAGGACGACGCCGCCATCACCCGGGCCGTCATCGCCCTGGGCCACAGCCTGGGCTTCCGCGTCGTCGCGGAAGGGGTGGAAACCCAGGCCCAGATGGCCTTCCTGCAGGCGGAAGCCTGCGACGAGGCCCAGGGGTATCTTTACAGCAGGCCCTTGCCCGCCCCCGAGTTCACAAAATTCCTTATGGCGAGCGCGGGTATTTAA
- a CDS encoding DUF1924 domain-containing protein — MASAAGVDTRRRRSAGRLRRRGPAGNPNLPGLFSRTGQAVLPGPAGQGRDAGTESCTSCHTADPRAEGRHARTNKLILPLAPAANPERLTDRAQVEKWFKRNCNDVLSRACTAQEKGDVIAYLRTVR, encoded by the coding sequence ATTGCTTCCGCTGCTGGCGTCGACACCCGCCGGCGCCGATCCGCTGGCCGACTACGCCGCCGTGGCCCGGCAGGAAACCCCAACCTTCCAGGCCTTTTCTCCCGAACGGGGCAGGCAGTTCTTCCAGGCCCGGCAGGGCAGGGCAGGGATGCAGGCACGGAATCCTGTACCAGTTGCCATACGGCGGACCCCAGGGCGGAAGGCCGCCATGCCCGCACCAACAAGCTCATCCTGCCCCTGGCACCCGCGGCCAATCCGGAACGCCTCACGGACCGTGCCCAGGTGGAGAAATGGTTCAAGCGCAACTGCAATGACGTGCTGTCCCGGGCCTGCACCGCCCAGGAAAAGGGAGATGTCATCGCCTACCTGCGCACCGTGCGCTGA
- a CDS encoding diheme cytochrome c: MTAMKKMMLALLLGALGAGVAQADRGEGRLLQATLPTAPGYDTWQRECGSCHVAYPPILLPASSWRAMMGGLKSHFGTDASLTAEEQEAITALLAGHAGSPKVDPAEPLRITRSPWFLREHREVRPLAWKRPAVKSPANCQACHGQAEKGDYSERHIRIPR, from the coding sequence ATGACAGCCATGAAAAAAATGATGCTTGCCTTGCTGCTTGGCGCCCTTGGCGCCGGCGTCGCCCAGGCCGACCGGGGCGAAGGCCGCCTCCTGCAGGCCACCCTCCCCACCGCCCCTGGCTACGACACCTGGCAAAGGGAATGCGGCAGTTGCCACGTGGCCTATCCCCCGATCCTGCTGCCCGCCTCGTCCTGGCGGGCCATGATGGGTGGCCTGAAGTCCCATTTCGGCACGGACGCCAGTCTCACTGCGGAAGAGCAGGAGGCCATAACGGCCCTTCTCGCAGGCCATGCCGGCAGCCCTAAGGTGGACCCCGCCGAACCCCTGCGCATCACCCGCTCACCCTGGTTCCTGCGGGAACATAGGGAAGTCCGGCCCCTGGCCTGGAAACGCCCAGCCGTGAAAAGCCCGGCCAACTGCCAGGCCTGCCACGGCCAGGCGGAGAAGGGGGACTACAGCGAACGCCATATCCGCATTCCCCGCTGA
- a CDS encoding response regulator, which translates to MRILLVEDDALLGDGLQAGLRLAGWSVDWMRDGDQARVAWLGQRYHACVLDLGLPRRDGLTLLKEMRARDDTTPVLILTARDTQADKVNGLDAGADDYLTKPFDLAELQARLRALVRRAGGQAGPLLVHAGVSLDPVARRVSLKGEAIMLSAREYALLYDLLAHKGRIRSRAELEDSLYEWGQEVESNTVEVYIHHLRKKLGSDFIQTVRGLGYLVGEVT; encoded by the coding sequence ATGCGCATTCTGCTGGTGGAAGACGACGCCCTGCTGGGGGACGGCCTGCAGGCCGGGCTGCGCCTGGCGGGCTGGAGCGTGGACTGGATGCGGGACGGCGACCAGGCCCGGGTGGCCTGGCTGGGCCAGCGCTACCATGCCTGCGTGCTGGACCTGGGCCTGCCCCGGCGGGACGGGCTGACGCTGCTGAAGGAAATGCGCGCCCGGGACGACACCACTCCCGTGCTCATCCTCACCGCCCGGGACACCCAGGCCGACAAGGTGAACGGCCTGGACGCAGGCGCCGACGATTACCTCACCAAGCCCTTCGACCTGGCTGAGCTGCAGGCCCGACTGCGGGCCCTGGTGCGGCGTGCAGGGGGCCAGGCCGGCCCCCTGCTGGTCCATGCCGGAGTCAGCCTGGACCCGGTGGCCCGCCGGGTCAGCCTGAAGGGGGAGGCCATCATGCTCTCGGCCCGGGAATACGCCCTGCTGTACGACCTGCTGGCCCACAAGGGACGCATCCGCTCCCGGGCCGAACTGGAGGACAGCCTGTACGAGTGGGGCCAGGAGGTGGAAAGCAACACCGTGGAGGTCTACATCCACCACCTGCGCAAGAAGCTGGGCAGCGACTTCATCCAGACCGTGCGGGGCCTGGGCTACCTGGTAGGCGAAGTCACATGA
- a CDS encoding sensor histidine kinase N-terminal domain-containing protein: MKSLRARLLWSAGAATLVVWGIAVVASYQGARHEAIEFLDGQLAQSARLLLSQVRHEMEDLHEGDGEGLWEDGLVEHMDPGPLHGYEQPLEFQVWALDGQGGGRLVLRSPHAPLLGLHARPGYAEITHDGREWRILNQRDGDQRLQVQVAQPTGKRSQAALEVALRVLAPFTLALPLLVLLLFMAVGRGLRPLERLAADVAARAPDALAPLPTGDMPQEVLPLVTALNTLLERLGRALDNERRFTADAAHELRTPLAALQVQAQVAHMARDETTRNHAVDQVLAGVTRATHLVEQLLRLARLDPMDSLADAAPCPLAPLAEQVAESLRPQARARDIVLDILVPGGLVLRADADLLGLALRNLLENAMRHGSEAGRVEVGADEGAEGTPGGARLWVRDDGPGVPQGELARLTERFYRGREVSAEGNGLGLAITQRIAKLHGAELRLENLAGGGFQATLAFPAALSVR, translated from the coding sequence ATGAAATCCCTGCGTGCCCGCCTGCTCTGGTCCGCTGGCGCCGCCACCCTGGTGGTCTGGGGCATCGCAGTGGTGGCCAGCTACCAGGGCGCGCGCCATGAGGCCATCGAATTCCTGGACGGCCAGCTGGCCCAGTCCGCCCGCCTGCTTCTCTCCCAGGTCCGTCATGAAATGGAGGACCTGCACGAAGGGGATGGAGAAGGCCTGTGGGAAGACGGGCTGGTGGAACATATGGATCCCGGCCCCCTGCACGGCTACGAACAGCCCCTGGAATTCCAGGTATGGGCCCTGGATGGACAGGGTGGGGGGCGTCTGGTGCTGCGCTCCCCCCATGCCCCGCTCCTGGGGCTCCATGCCAGGCCGGGTTATGCCGAGATCACCCACGACGGCCGGGAATGGCGCATCCTCAACCAGCGGGACGGGGACCAGCGGCTCCAGGTCCAGGTGGCCCAGCCCACGGGCAAGCGATCCCAGGCCGCCCTGGAGGTGGCCCTGCGGGTACTGGCTCCTTTCACCCTGGCCCTCCCCCTGCTGGTGCTGCTGCTCTTCATGGCCGTGGGCCGGGGCCTGCGCCCCCTGGAGCGGCTGGCGGCCGATGTGGCAGCCCGGGCCCCCGACGCCCTGGCACCCCTGCCCACCGGAGACATGCCCCAGGAGGTGTTGCCCCTGGTCACCGCTCTAAACACCCTGCTGGAGCGCCTGGGCCGGGCCCTGGACAACGAGCGACGCTTCACCGCCGATGCCGCCCACGAACTGCGCACACCCCTGGCCGCCCTCCAGGTCCAGGCCCAGGTGGCCCATATGGCTCGGGATGAAACCACCAGGAACCACGCCGTGGATCAGGTGCTGGCGGGGGTGACCCGGGCCACCCATCTGGTGGAGCAGTTGCTGCGCCTGGCCCGCCTGGACCCCATGGACAGCTTGGCGGATGCTGCCCCCTGCCCCCTCGCCCCCCTGGCCGAGCAAGTCGCCGAGTCCCTGCGTCCCCAGGCACGCGCCCGGGACATCGTCCTGGACATCCTGGTGCCCGGGGGCCTGGTGCTCAGGGCGGATGCCGATCTGCTGGGCCTGGCCTTGCGCAACCTGCTGGAAAATGCCATGCGCCATGGGTCGGAGGCCGGCCGGGTGGAGGTAGGTGCCGACGAGGGAGCCGAAGGGACTCCTGGCGGAGCCCGGCTATGGGTGCGGGATGACGGCCCCGGCGTGCCCCAGGGAGAGCTGGCGCGCCTTACGGAACGCTTCTACCGGGGCCGGGAAGTAAGTGCCGAAGGCAACGGCCTGGGGCTGGCCATCACACAGCGCATTGCCAAACTGCATGGCGCCGAGCTGCGCCTGGAGAACCTGGCCGGCGGTGGTTTCCAGGCCACGCTGGCTTTTCCCGCCGCCTTGAGCGTCCGTTGA
- a CDS encoding TrkH family potassium uptake protein, whose protein sequence is MRRRLLPILKVLGMVIGVFGLSMLLPLAISQAIDDQAQMAYDEAVLITLALGLLLWLVSARCREELKPRDGYLLVVLIWTLTPALAALPLLIHMPDLSFTDAYFETMSGLTTTGATVLSGLDDLPPSINVWRAQLHLVGGMGVIVLVVAVLPLLGIGGRQMYKAETPGPMKDTKLTPRMEETAKGLWVVYLIATSACFLLFHFFGMSWLDALIHAFSVMGLGGFSSHDASFGHFDSVPLELIAEGFALLAGMNFATHFLALRQKSLHPYRMDPEIRWFLGIVLGSCFMLALYLWARDIYLDFPSALRYASFNTISMATSLGLATADFNIWPYFAGLWLLFLCSFSTSAGSTGGGIKMMRAILLYKQVFREIRKALHPQAELPIRLGETVVPNKIMYAVLAFAFVYMVSVVGLSLLLIFSGLDVFTAFSATVACVNNTGPGLGQVGPANTYAVLSDFQTWVCTFAMLLGRLELFTLLVVLSPAFWKK, encoded by the coding sequence ATGAGACGTCGCCTCCTTCCCATACTCAAGGTACTGGGCATGGTCATCGGCGTGTTCGGCCTGTCCATGCTGCTGCCCCTGGCCATCTCCCAGGCCATCGACGACCAGGCCCAGATGGCCTATGACGAGGCCGTGCTCATCACCCTGGCCCTGGGCCTGCTGCTCTGGCTGGTGTCGGCGCGCTGCCGGGAAGAACTCAAGCCCCGGGACGGCTACCTGCTTGTGGTGCTGATCTGGACCCTGACGCCCGCCCTGGCCGCCCTGCCCCTTCTGATCCACATGCCGGACCTGTCCTTCACCGACGCCTATTTCGAGACCATGTCCGGTCTCACCACCACCGGCGCCACGGTCCTGTCCGGCCTGGATGACCTGCCCCCCTCCATCAACGTCTGGCGCGCCCAGCTGCACCTCGTGGGCGGCATGGGCGTCATCGTGCTGGTGGTGGCGGTACTGCCCCTGCTGGGCATCGGCGGCCGGCAGATGTACAAGGCGGAGACACCGGGTCCCATGAAGGACACCAAGCTCACGCCCCGCATGGAGGAGACCGCCAAGGGGCTTTGGGTGGTGTACCTCATCGCCACCAGCGCCTGCTTCCTGCTGTTCCACTTCTTCGGCATGAGCTGGCTGGACGCCCTGATCCACGCTTTCTCGGTCATGGGCCTGGGGGGCTTTTCCTCCCACGACGCCAGTTTCGGCCATTTCGACTCCGTGCCCCTGGAACTCATCGCCGAGGGCTTTGCCCTGCTGGCGGGCATGAATTTCGCCACCCATTTCCTGGCCCTGCGCCAGAAAAGCCTGCATCCCTACCGCATGGACCCGGAAATCCGCTGGTTCCTGGGCATTGTCCTGGGCAGCTGCTTCATGCTGGCCCTCTATCTGTGGGCCCGGGATATCTACCTGGACTTTCCCAGCGCCCTGCGCTACGCCAGCTTCAACACCATCTCCATGGCTACCAGCCTGGGCCTGGCCACCGCGGACTTCAACATCTGGCCCTATTTCGCGGGCCTGTGGCTGCTGTTCCTGTGCAGTTTCTCCACCTCGGCGGGATCCACCGGCGGCGGCATCAAGATGATGCGGGCCATCCTGCTGTACAAGCAGGTGTTCCGGGAGATCAGGAAGGCCTTGCACCCCCAGGCTGAACTGCCGATCCGGCTGGGCGAAACGGTGGTACCCAACAAGATCATGTACGCCGTGCTGGCCTTCGCCTTCGTGTACATGGTGTCGGTGGTGGGCCTCTCACTATTGCTCATCTTCTCGGGCCTGGACGTGTTCACCGCCTTCTCCGCCACCGTGGCCTGCGTGAACAACACGGGCCCCGGCCTGGGCCAGGTGGGCCCCGCCAACACCTATGCCGTGCTAAGCGACTTCCAGACCTGGGTGTGCACCTTCGCCATGCTCCTGGGACGGCTGGAGCTTTTCACCCTGCTGGTGGTGCTCTCCCCCGCATTCTGGAAGAAATAA
- a CDS encoding CBS domain-containing protein: MTPARDPAPAAATHSPNAPNTLIQATVDHLARFAPFDGMAKDHLIWLAERLNLGYFAKGEVILEPDRGNVDRLFIIKQGIVQGEREDSSAWLEVHEGESFPLGALLANRAPISTFRAKGDVFTYELSAADFHALLRLSPEYHDFCTRRIAALLARSQQTMQAQYATATSGHQSLEKPLSRIIQRKPITCMPDTPIREALETIQANKISAIVVTQDDFPVGVFTVRDLISRVVLPGTDLVTPIRQLMTPNPVYLAPSDHAFEAALLMAQRGFRHILVVDKGHLVGVVSEKDLFSLQRVGVTRISSNIRAAESLLPIQAAAGDIRQLAHNMLAQGVTAEQLTQLISTLNDLVTSRIIELQLAKDPEAARIEFCWLALGSEGRLEQTLNTDQDNGIIFTIPPGMDAEGVRKILLPFAKRVNDDLDACGFPLCSGEVMASNPKWCLSLAEWKKTFDHWIDHGDPVALLNSTIFFDFRALHGAEQLSETLRTWLRDEARKNSRFLHQMAVNAMRNRPPLGMVRDFVTGEGHTLDLKLNGITPFIDAARIYSLAYGITETNTLQRLRAIAEPLHIKEQDAEAYCDAFVFIQLLRLRQHHDQSERGETLSNKIDPDQLNDLDRRILKEAFRQARKLQTKLSVDYQV; encoded by the coding sequence ATGACCCCAGCAAGAGACCCCGCCCCTGCCGCTGCCACCCACTCTCCCAACGCCCCCAACACCCTTATCCAGGCCACGGTGGATCACCTGGCCCGCTTCGCCCCCTTCGACGGCATGGCGAAGGATCACCTGATCTGGCTGGCGGAACGCCTGAATCTGGGCTACTTCGCCAAGGGCGAGGTCATCCTGGAACCGGACCGGGGCAACGTGGACCGCCTGTTCATCATCAAGCAGGGCATCGTCCAGGGCGAACGGGAAGATTCCAGCGCCTGGCTGGAAGTCCACGAGGGGGAGTCCTTCCCCCTGGGGGCCCTGCTGGCCAACCGGGCCCCCATCTCCACCTTCCGGGCCAAGGGGGACGTGTTCACCTACGAGCTCTCCGCCGCGGACTTTCACGCCCTGCTGCGCCTCTCGCCGGAATACCACGACTTCTGCACCCGCCGCATCGCCGCCCTGCTGGCCAGGTCCCAGCAGACCATGCAGGCCCAGTACGCCACCGCCACCTCGGGCCATCAGTCCCTGGAAAAGCCCCTGTCAAGGATCATCCAGCGCAAGCCCATCACCTGCATGCCGGACACACCGATCAGGGAGGCCCTGGAGACCATCCAGGCCAACAAGATCAGCGCCATCGTCGTCACCCAGGATGACTTTCCCGTGGGGGTGTTCACAGTGCGGGATCTCATCAGCCGGGTGGTGTTGCCGGGTACGGACCTGGTTACCCCAATCCGCCAGCTGATGACCCCGAACCCGGTCTACCTGGCTCCCAGCGACCATGCCTTCGAGGCCGCCCTGCTCATGGCCCAGCGGGGATTCCGCCATATCCTGGTGGTGGACAAGGGACACCTTGTGGGCGTGGTGTCCGAGAAGGATCTGTTCTCCCTGCAACGGGTGGGGGTAACCCGCATTTCCTCCAATATCCGCGCCGCCGAAAGCCTGCTGCCCATCCAGGCCGCCGCCGGGGACATCCGCCAACTGGCCCACAACATGCTGGCCCAGGGCGTCACGGCGGAACAACTCACCCAGCTCATCTCCACCCTCAACGACCTGGTCACCAGCCGCATCATCGAACTGCAACTGGCCAAGGACCCGGAAGCGGCCAGGATCGAGTTCTGCTGGCTGGCCCTGGGTTCGGAAGGCCGCCTGGAACAGACCCTGAACACCGACCAGGACAACGGCATCATCTTCACCATTCCCCCGGGCATGGACGCCGAGGGGGTGCGCAAGATCCTGCTGCCCTTCGCCAAGCGGGTCAACGACGACCTGGATGCCTGCGGCTTTCCCCTGTGCAGCGGCGAGGTCATGGCCTCCAACCCCAAGTGGTGCCTTTCCCTGGCGGAGTGGAAGAAGACCTTCGACCACTGGATCGACCACGGCGACCCCGTGGCTCTGCTGAATTCCACCATCTTCTTCGACTTCCGCGCCCTGCACGGCGCCGAGCAACTGAGCGAAACCCTGCGGACATGGCTGAGGGACGAGGCCCGCAAGAACAGCCGCTTCCTGCACCAGATGGCGGTGAACGCCATGCGCAACCGGCCGCCCCTGGGCATGGTGCGGGACTTCGTCACCGGCGAGGGGCACACCCTGGACCTGAAGCTCAACGGCATCACCCCCTTCATCGACGCCGCACGCATCTACAGCCTGGCCTACGGCATCACCGAGACCAACACCCTGCAGCGCCTGCGGGCCATCGCCGAGCCCCTCCACATTAAGGAGCAGGATGCCGAAGCCTATTGCGACGCCTTCGTCTTCATCCAGCTCCTGCGCCTGCGACAACATCATGACCAGAGCGAACGGGGCGAGACCCTCTCCAACAAGATCGACCCGGACCAGCTCAACGACCTGGACCGCCGCATCCTGAAGGAGGCCTTCCGCCAGGCCCGCAAGCTCCAGACCAAACTGAGCGTGGACTACCAGGTATGA
- a CDS encoding 3'-5' exonuclease, which produces MNLLRRLLPSLAPRPKLTQAQEDRMAAWRALPTTTARVPLEQSRLVVVDVETSGLNIHRDRLIAIGAVAVVNGRVALADSLEIVLQQDVVSGKDNILIHGIGGEVQREGVPPAAALLTFLEFVGKSPLVAFHTGFDQAMIGRAIRTYLGFRLDHQWTDLAYVAPTLFARLARSHRSLDHWMEYFQISNYARHSALADALSTAELLLALRPRLKERDADSFSGLRDMEREWRMQTQHT; this is translated from the coding sequence ATGAACCTGCTGAGACGACTGCTGCCTTCCCTGGCGCCCAGGCCCAAGCTCACCCAGGCCCAGGAGGACCGTATGGCCGCCTGGCGCGCCCTGCCCACCACCACCGCCAGGGTGCCCCTGGAACAAAGCCGCCTGGTGGTGGTGGACGTGGAAACCAGCGGCCTCAACATCCACAGGGACCGGCTCATCGCCATCGGCGCCGTGGCAGTGGTGAACGGCCGCGTGGCCCTGGCGGACAGCCTGGAGATCGTGCTGCAGCAGGACGTGGTGAGCGGCAAGGACAATATCCTCATCCACGGCATCGGCGGCGAGGTGCAACGGGAGGGCGTGCCGCCGGCAGCGGCCCTTCTCACCTTCCTGGAATTCGTGGGCAAGTCTCCCCTGGTGGCCTTCCACACCGGCTTCGACCAGGCCATGATCGGCCGCGCCATCAGGACCTATCTGGGTTTCCGCCTGGATCACCAGTGGACCGACCTGGCCTATGTGGCGCCTACCCTCTTTGCCCGGCTGGCCCGCAGCCACCGCAGCCTGGACCACTGGATGGAGTACTTCCAGATCAGCAACTACGCCCGCCACAGCGCCCTGGCGGACGCCCTCTCCACGGCGGAACTGCTGCTGGCCCTGCGCCCCCGCCTGAAGGAACGGGATGCGGACAGCTTCAGTGGCCTGCGGGACATGGAACGGGAATGGCGCATGCAGACCCAGCACACCTGA